The following are encoded together in the Bacteroidales bacterium genome:
- a CDS encoding NUDIX hydrolase, with protein MDNKSFQVSVKGLIIKDNKVLLLHEQKGTWDLPGGRLQHGENFEQTLKRECQEEIGVKCEVLDKNPAFSWVAQDSVGIWRIMLCFRIKPEHFDFIHSDECIGYDFFDKDAINTINIVPQIGQLKDFL; from the coding sequence ATGGACAACAAATCATTTCAAGTTTCTGTTAAGGGATTAATTATTAAAGATAACAAAGTTTTGCTGTTGCACGAGCAGAAGGGCACCTGGGACTTGCCGGGCGGACGGCTGCAACATGGAGAAAATTTTGAACAAACATTGAAAAGAGAGTGTCAAGAAGAGATAGGCGTGAAATGCGAAGTGCTGGATAAAAATCCAGCTTTTTCTTGGGTAGCGCAAGACAGCGTTGGAATTTGGCGAATCATGCTTTGCTTTCGTATCAAACCGGAACATTTTGATTTTATACATTCTGACGAATGCATTGGCTATGATTTTTTTGACAAGGATGCCATTAATACTATAAATATTGTTCCGCAGATTGGGCAATTGAAGGATTTTTTGTAG